The window TTTTTGACCGTAACGAGCTCAGAGCCCATATGTCCAGGCATCCCCTTATTCTTCCAAACTCTGGAGGGGAAGGAGCTTGCGCCAATAGAACCAACTTCTCTATAGGAAGTAGATCCATGGGAGGCAGGGCCACCAGAATAATTGTGTCTCTTCATTACACCCTGGAAACCCTTACCCTTCGATACTCCGGCCACCGAGACAAGATCTCCCTTCTGAAACTTGTCAACTGTAATCATCTCGCCGACCTTGATGTCGATCATCGGAAACTCCTTAAGGAGACGATAATAGCCCGTTCCAGCCTTCTTGAATATACCCTTCATGGCCTTGTTCACATTTTT of the Nitrospirota bacterium genome contains:
- the rplC gene encoding 50S ribosomal protein L3 translates to MTGILGRKLGMTQVFDESGRIYPVTVVEAGPCCVLQIKTKENDGYEAIKVGFGEIKKEKNVNKAMKGIFKKAGTGYYRLLKEFPMIDIKVGEMITVDKFQKGDLVSVAGVSKGKGFQGVMKRHNYSGGPASHGSTSYREVGSIGASSFPSRVWKNKGMPGHMGSELVTVKNLKIVDVKAEQNLILILGAVPGSKGTYLEIRKEN